From the genome of Sulfitobacter sp. DSM 110093, one region includes:
- the gloB gene encoding hydroxyacylglutathione hydrolase yields MAFDLVTIPCLSDNYAFLLRDHDSGAVALIDVPEAAPIIAELDRRGWTLSQVWLTHHHPDHVQGLAEVLTRFPAQVIGAKADAHRLPPLDRGVAEGDAVELGALKAEVLDVSGHTVGHIAFHVPKAKAAFTADSLMALGCGRLFEGTPAQMWGSLQKLATLPGDTTICSGHEYTAANAKFALTVDPDNPALISRSKDIDSARAKGQPTVPSPLSLELETNPFLRSGDPAIRATLGMPDATDTEVFTEIRKRKDQF; encoded by the coding sequence ATGGCCTTTGATCTGGTCACGATTCCATGTCTGTCGGACAATTACGCTTTCCTGCTGCGCGATCATGACAGCGGCGCTGTGGCGCTGATCGACGTGCCCGAAGCCGCCCCGATCATCGCAGAACTGGACCGCCGGGGCTGGACGCTGAGCCAAGTCTGGCTAACCCACCACCATCCTGACCATGTACAAGGGCTGGCCGAGGTCCTGACCCGCTTCCCCGCGCAGGTGATTGGGGCCAAGGCCGATGCTCACCGCCTGCCCCCGCTAGACCGCGGCGTGGCAGAGGGCGACGCCGTTGAACTTGGCGCGCTAAAGGCCGAGGTGCTGGATGTCTCGGGCCACACCGTCGGCCATATTGCCTTTCATGTACCCAAGGCCAAGGCGGCCTTCACCGCCGACAGCCTCATGGCGCTTGGCTGTGGCCGTCTGTTCGAAGGCACGCCCGCGCAGATGTGGGGAAGCCTGCAAAAGCTGGCCACCCTGCCCGGCGACACGACGATCTGCTCCGGCCATGAATACACCGCAGCCAACGCAAAATTCGCGCTGACCGTTGATCCGGACAATCCCGCACTTATATCAAGGTCCAAGGACATCGACAGCGCCCGCGCCAAAGGGCAGCCGACCGTCCCCTCGCCACTTTCACTGGAACTAGAAACCAATCCCTTCCTGCGCTCAGGCGATCCCGCCATACGCGCCACACTGGGGATGCCAGACGCCACCGACACGGAAGTGTTCACTGAAATCCGCAAGCGAAAAGACCAGTTCTGA
- a CDS encoding class I SAM-dependent methyltransferase produces MHLDVQDLRNFYYRSALGRAAQKSLRGRLLELWPEAKGQTVVGFGFAAPLLRPYLADARRVMVLMPGPQGVMPWPAGMPNTSVLTEETLWPVETGAVDKLVLMHGLETSERPSELLDECWRVLGPGGKALFIVPSRAGMWARRDRTPFGYGRPYSPGQLETQLRKHQFLPERHLGALFQFPSQQRIWMKSAPLFEKVGRQMPTMMGGGAIMVEATKLVYPPRGRPQRSPARRAIGVLEGIGEPQAKPI; encoded by the coding sequence ATGCATCTTGATGTACAGGATCTGCGCAATTTCTATTATCGCAGCGCGTTGGGGCGTGCGGCGCAGAAATCCTTGCGCGGGCGGTTGTTGGAGCTTTGGCCCGAGGCAAAGGGCCAGACCGTCGTGGGCTTTGGCTTTGCAGCACCCCTGCTGCGCCCCTATCTGGCGGATGCGCGGCGCGTGATGGTGCTGATGCCCGGCCCGCAGGGCGTGATGCCTTGGCCTGCGGGGATGCCCAATACCTCAGTCTTGACCGAAGAAACGCTCTGGCCGGTCGAGACGGGGGCAGTGGACAAGCTGGTGCTGATGCATGGGCTTGAGACATCGGAGCGGCCCAGTGAGTTGTTGGATGAATGCTGGCGCGTGTTGGGGCCGGGGGGCAAGGCGCTGTTCATCGTGCCAAGCCGCGCAGGCATGTGGGCGCGGCGGGATCGTACGCCTTTTGGCTATGGGCGCCCCTATTCGCCGGGGCAGTTGGAGACGCAACTGCGCAAGCATCAATTCCTACCCGAACGCCACCTTGGGGCGCTGTTCCAATTTCCTTCGCAGCAGCGAATCTGGATGAAATCCGCGCCATTGTTTGAGAAAGTTGGTCGCCAGATGCCGACGATGATGGGCGGGGGGGCGATCATGGTGGAGGCAACGAAACTGGTCTATCCGCCGCGCGGTCGCCCGCAACGCAGCCCCGCGCGACGCGCAATTGGCGTGCTGGAAGGGATTGGCGAGCCGCAGGCAAAGCCAATCTAA
- a CDS encoding F0F1 ATP synthase subunit delta, translating to MSEPASISTGIAERYATAVYDLAREANQVDAIEGDLTALEAALTDSDDFQRLISSPLYTREQQAQAIKVLADKMGLTKTMASTLALMAQKRRLFVLPALVKALRETIAEAKGEITADVTTAKALTKTQSDKLTKSLNASTGKKVSLHATVDESLIGGLVVKVGSKMIDTSIRSKLNSLQNVMKEVG from the coding sequence GTGTCCGAACCTGCTTCCATTTCCACCGGCATCGCGGAACGCTACGCGACAGCCGTGTATGATCTGGCCCGCGAGGCCAATCAGGTCGATGCCATCGAGGGCGATCTTACCGCGCTTGAAGCGGCCTTGACCGACAGCGATGACTTTCAGCGCCTGATCTCTTCGCCGCTCTATACCCGCGAACAGCAGGCGCAGGCGATCAAAGTGCTGGCCGACAAGATGGGCCTGACCAAGACCATGGCGAGCACGCTGGCGCTGATGGCGCAAAAGCGTCGTCTGTTTGTGCTGCCCGCGCTGGTCAAAGCGCTGCGCGAGACGATTGCCGAAGCTAAAGGCGAGATCACCGCTGATGTCACCACGGCCAAGGCGCTGACCAAGACGCAGTCGGACAAGCTGACCAAGTCGCTCAATGCCTCTACCGGTAAAAAAGTATCACTTCATGCGACCGTTGATGAAAGCCTCATCGGCGGTCTTGTCGTCAAAGTGGGCTCGAAAATGATCGACACGTCGATCCGTTCCAAGCTCAATTCCCTCCAGAATGTAATGAAAGAGGTCGGATAA
- the atpA gene encoding F0F1 ATP synthase subunit alpha, with amino-acid sequence MGIQAAEISAILKDQIKDFGQETEVAEVGRVLSVGDGIARVYGLDNVQAGEMVEFPGGIQGMALNLEADNVGVVIFGSDRDIKEGDTVKRTNSIVDVPIGDELLGRVVDGLGNPIDGKGPLGATKRGIADVKAPGIIPRKSVHEPMATGLKSVDAMIPIGRGQRELIIGDRQTGKTAVALDAMLNQAQVNAAAGDDEGKKMYCVYVAIGQKRSTVAQLVKKLEETGAIDYSIVVAATASEPAPMQFLAPYAATAMAEHFRDNGRHALIIYDDLSKQAVSYRQMSLLLRRPPGREAYPGDVFYLHSRLLERSAKLGDEAGNGSLTALPIIETQGGDVSAFIPTNVISITDGQIFLETELFYQGIRPAVNTGLSVSRVGSSAQTKAMSSVAGPVKLSLAQYREMAAFAQFGSDLDAATQQLLNRGARLTELMKQPQYAPLTNSEIVCVIYAGTHGYLDKVELSEVGRFEAGLLAHLRSKHDDLLKDITNNDRKVKGELEEKIKAAIDGFAADFA; translated from the coding sequence ATGGGTATCCAAGCAGCAGAGATTTCTGCGATCCTGAAAGACCAGATCAAGGATTTCGGTCAGGAAACCGAAGTGGCCGAAGTTGGTCGCGTTCTCTCCGTCGGTGACGGTATCGCCCGCGTCTATGGTCTGGACAATGTTCAGGCCGGTGAAATGGTCGAATTCCCCGGCGGCATTCAGGGCATGGCCTTGAACCTCGAAGCGGACAACGTCGGTGTTGTTATCTTCGGCTCCGACCGTGACATCAAAGAAGGCGACACCGTCAAGCGCACCAACTCCATCGTGGACGTGCCAATCGGTGACGAACTGCTGGGCCGCGTTGTTGACGGTCTGGGCAACCCCATCGACGGCAAAGGCCCCCTTGGTGCCACCAAGCGCGGCATCGCCGACGTAAAAGCACCCGGCATCATCCCGCGTAAATCGGTGCATGAGCCGATGGCGACTGGCCTCAAGTCTGTTGACGCGATGATCCCAATCGGCCGTGGCCAGCGTGAGCTGATCATTGGTGACCGTCAGACCGGTAAAACCGCTGTTGCCCTCGACGCGATGCTGAACCAAGCGCAGGTTAACGCCGCTGCTGGCGACGACGAAGGCAAGAAGATGTACTGCGTGTATGTCGCTATCGGCCAGAAGCGTTCGACCGTTGCTCAGCTTGTGAAAAAGCTCGAAGAAACCGGCGCGATCGACTATTCTATCGTCGTGGCCGCGACCGCGTCCGAGCCTGCACCGATGCAGTTCCTCGCGCCCTATGCTGCCACCGCGATGGCCGAGCATTTCCGCGACAATGGCCGTCACGCCCTGATCATCTATGATGACCTCTCCAAACAGGCCGTGTCTTACCGTCAGATGTCCCTGCTGCTGCGCCGCCCACCGGGCCGTGAAGCTTACCCGGGCGACGTTTTCTACCTCCACTCCCGCCTGCTTGAGCGTTCCGCGAAGCTGGGTGACGAGGCTGGCAACGGCTCGCTGACGGCTCTGCCGATCATCGAAACCCAAGGTGGCGACGTTTCCGCGTTTATTCCGACCAACGTGATCTCGATCACCGACGGTCAGATCTTCCTTGAGACCGAACTGTTCTATCAGGGCATCCGCCCCGCCGTGAACACCGGTCTGTCGGTTTCCCGCGTGGGTTCCTCGGCCCAGACCAAGGCGATGTCCTCGGTCGCTGGTCCGGTGAAACTGTCGCTGGCTCAGTACCGCGAAATGGCGGCCTTTGCTCAGTTTGGTTCCGACCTTGACGCCGCAACCCAGCAGCTGCTGAACCGTGGTGCGCGTCTGACCGAACTGATGAAGCAGCCGCAGTACGCGCCGCTGACCAACTCGGAAATCGTCTGCGTGATCTATGCCGGTACCCACGGCTATCTCGACAAGGTGGAACTGTCGGAGGTTGGCCGATTTGAGGCAGGCCTGCTGGCGCATCTGCGCAGCAAGCACGACGACCTTCTCAAGGACATCACCAACAATGACCGCAAGGTCAAAGGCGAGTTGGAAGAGAAGATCAAAGCCGCCATTGACGGTTTCGCCGCCGACTTCGCTTAA
- a CDS encoding F0F1 ATP synthase subunit gamma, whose translation MPNLKDLKNRIASVKSTRKITKAMQMVAAAKLRRAQEAAEASRPYTERFNAVMAGLAASVGGSDSAPKLLSGTGEDKVHLLVVMTAERGLCGGFNSNIAKKAKAHARELLAQGKEVKILTVGKKGRDALRRDLGDHLVGHVDLSEVKKIGYGDAQNIAQDVLNRFDAGEFDVATIFYAKFVNVVMQTPTAQQIIPAKFEADADEDSGASTLFDYEPSEEAVLADLLPRGVATAIFSALLENGASEQGARMSAMDNATRNAGEMIDKLTIQYNRSRQAVITNELIEIISGAEAL comes from the coding sequence ATGCCAAATCTCAAGGACCTGAAGAACAGGATCGCGTCGGTCAAATCGACCCGCAAGATCACCAAGGCCATGCAAATGGTTGCCGCGGCGAAACTTCGCCGCGCGCAGGAGGCTGCCGAGGCTTCGCGTCCCTATACTGAGCGGTTCAATGCCGTGATGGCAGGGCTCGCGGCTAGTGTCGGCGGTTCCGACAGCGCGCCCAAGCTGCTTAGCGGCACGGGTGAAGACAAAGTGCATCTGCTGGTGGTCATGACCGCCGAACGCGGGCTGTGCGGCGGCTTCAACAGCAACATCGCGAAGAAGGCGAAAGCCCATGCGCGTGAATTGCTGGCCCAGGGTAAAGAGGTGAAAATCCTCACCGTTGGCAAAAAAGGCCGTGATGCGCTGCGGCGTGACTTGGGCGACCATCTGGTCGGTCACGTTGACCTCAGCGAAGTCAAAAAGATCGGCTATGGTGATGCGCAAAACATCGCGCAGGACGTGCTGAACCGCTTTGACGCGGGCGAATTCGACGTGGCGACGATCTTCTATGCGAAGTTCGTGAACGTGGTGATGCAGACGCCGACGGCGCAGCAGATCATCCCGGCCAAATTCGAAGCAGACGCGGACGAAGACAGCGGTGCGTCCACATTGTTCGACTATGAACCCAGCGAAGAGGCGGTTCTGGCCGACCTTCTGCCGCGCGGGGTCGCCACGGCGATCTTCTCGGCTCTGCTGGAGAATGGCGCGTCCGAGCAGGGTGCGCGGATGTCGGCGATGGACAACGCCACACGCAACGCGGGTGAGATGATCGACAAACTGACCATCCAGTACAACCGCTCGCGTCAGGCTGTCATCACCAACGAGCTGATCGAAATCATTTCCGGCGCGGAAGCGCTGTAA
- the atpD gene encoding F0F1 ATP synthase subunit beta codes for MANAVGKITQVIGAVVDVQFEGDLPEILNALHTENQGKTLVLEVAQHLGENTVRAIAMDATEGLVRGQAVTDTGDQIRVPVGNATLGRIMNVTGDAVDEQGPVNSDATRAIHGEAPEFAEQSTETQILVTGIKVIDLLAPYTKGGKIGLFGGAGVGKTVLIMELINNIAKVHSGLSVFAGVGERTREGNDLYHEMIESGVIVPDNLVDSKIALVYGQMNEPPGARMRIALTGLTLAEQFRDESGSDVLFFVDNIFRFTQAGSEVSALLGRIPSAVGYQPTLATDMGVMQERIASTKSGSITSVQAVYVPADDLTDPAPATSFAHLDATTVLDRSISEKGIYPAVDPLGSTSRLLDPLIIGDEHYKVATDVQQVLQRYKSLQDIIAILGMDELSEEDKLTVARARKIERFLSQPFDVAKVFTGSDGVQVPLEETISSFKAVVAGEYDHLPEGAFYMVGGIEDVKAKAEKMAADAA; via the coding sequence ATGGCAAATGCTGTCGGTAAAATCACACAGGTCATCGGCGCTGTCGTTGACGTTCAATTCGAAGGCGACCTGCCGGAGATTCTCAACGCGCTGCACACCGAAAATCAGGGCAAAACGCTGGTTCTCGAAGTGGCGCAGCACCTTGGCGAAAACACGGTTCGCGCCATCGCGATGGACGCCACCGAAGGTCTGGTGCGCGGTCAGGCCGTAACAGACACAGGCGACCAGATCCGCGTGCCCGTGGGCAACGCCACACTGGGCCGTATCATGAACGTCACCGGCGATGCGGTTGACGAACAGGGTCCGGTAAACTCTGACGCGACACGCGCCATTCACGGCGAAGCGCCTGAGTTCGCTGAGCAGTCGACCGAGACACAAATCCTCGTGACAGGCATCAAGGTTATCGACCTTCTGGCGCCTTACACCAAGGGTGGTAAAATTGGTCTCTTCGGCGGTGCGGGCGTTGGTAAGACCGTTCTCATCATGGAACTGATCAACAACATCGCCAAAGTGCACTCCGGTCTATCGGTGTTCGCGGGCGTGGGTGAGCGTACCCGTGAAGGTAACGACCTTTACCACGAGATGATCGAATCCGGCGTTATCGTCCCTGACAACCTCGTCGATTCGAAAATTGCGCTGGTCTACGGCCAGATGAACGAACCTCCCGGTGCGCGGATGCGGATCGCCCTGACCGGCCTGACACTGGCCGAGCAGTTCCGCGACGAATCCGGTTCCGACGTTCTGTTCTTCGTCGACAACATCTTCCGCTTCACACAGGCCGGTTCCGAAGTGTCCGCTCTGCTGGGCCGTATTCCTTCCGCTGTGGGCTACCAGCCGACACTGGCGACCGACATGGGCGTGATGCAGGAGCGGATTGCGTCGACCAAATCCGGTTCGATTACCTCCGTTCAGGCCGTTTACGTTCCTGCGGATGACCTTACCGACCCGGCGCCTGCAACATCCTTTGCCCACCTCGACGCGACAACGGTTCTTGACCGTTCGATCTCGGAAAAGGGCATCTACCCGGCGGTTGACCCGCTTGGCTCCACCTCGCGTCTGCTCGACCCGCTGATCATCGGCGACGAGCACTACAAGGTGGCGACAGACGTGCAGCAGGTGCTTCAGCGCTACAAATCGCTTCAGGACATCATCGCCATTCTCGGCATGGACGAACTGAGCGAAGAAGACAAACTGACCGTGGCACGTGCGCGTAAGATCGAGCGTTTCCTCAGCCAGCCCTTCGACGTGGCGAAAGTCTTTACTGGTTCCGACGGTGTTCAGGTGCCGCTGGAAGAGACAA